In Dunckerocampus dactyliophorus isolate RoL2022-P2 chromosome 14, RoL_Ddac_1.1, whole genome shotgun sequence, one DNA window encodes the following:
- the LOC129194402 gene encoding protein phosphatase 1 regulatory subunit 3C-B-like isoform X1, with protein sequence MSAASLLRSLSPSAMPGPVMPIDVAMRFYISHSPPPLRGFLSAYEAPLHRAKNRAKRDQAALRPCLSSQQRPTHDDGWNGKGVKKKVVFADTKGMSLTAIHVFKNEDEHGAGSMEELQFDMSDLESAAMELKISSVRSLALDFKQPSADYLDFRSRLIRNSVCLENCSLQERSLTGTVKVRNVGFEKSVQVRATFDSWASFSDVDCTFMNNVYGGHDTDTFAFVLDLPAQIPPQKQVEFCICFKVRDQTFWDNNDGKNYVVKHVGWTGGSSSYSAEHKKPAESRSGGVKVLEMDLDQFGSPRMCSGFFPGWQSWGHVDAAVPYW encoded by the exons atgagtgCTGCCAG CCTTCTCAGGTCGTTGAGTCCGTCAGCGATGCCAGGCCCGGTCATGCCCATAGACGTGGCCATGAGGTTCTACATTAGtcattctcctcctcctctcagaGGCTTCCTGAGCGCCTACGAGGCGCCTCTACATCGGGCCAAGAACCGGGCCAAGCGGGACCAGGCGGCTCTGCGGCCCTGCCTGAGCAGCCAGCAGAGGCCGACCCACGATGACGGCTGGAATGGCAAAGGCGTGAAGAAGAAGGTGGTGTTTGCTGACACCAAGGGCATGTCGCTCACCGCCATCCACGTCTTCAAGAACGAGGACGAGCACGGCGCAGGCAGCATGGAGGAGTTGCAGTTTGACATGAGTGACCTGGAGAGCGCCGCCATGGAGCTGAAGATCAGCTCGGTGCGCAGCCTGGCCCTGGACTTCAAGCAGCCCTCAGCAGACTACCTGGATTTTCGGAGCCGCCTGATCCGGAACTCGGTCTGCCTGGAGAACTGCTCGCTGCAGGAGCGCTCACTGACCGGCACCGTCAAGGTTCGTAATGTGGGCTTTGAGAAGTCTGTGCAGGTGCGAGCTACCTTCGACTCGTGGGCCAGCTTCAGTGACGTGGACTGCACCTTCATGAACAACGTGTATGGCGGTCATGACACCGACACCTTTGCTTTTGTGCTGGACCTGCCCGCCCAAATCCCCCCACAGAAGCAGGTAGAGTTCTGCATCTGTTTCAAGGTTCGGGACCAGACCTTTTGGGACAATAACGACGGCAAGAACTACGTGGTCAAGCACGTGGGCTGGACCGGCGGGTCCTCTTCGTATTCTGCTGAACACAAGAAACCGGCAGAGTCCAGAAGTGGGGGAGTGAAGGTTCTGGAGATGGACTTGGACCAGTTTGGCAGCCCTCGCATGTGCAGCGGCTTCTTCCCAGGCTGGCAAAGCTGGGGCCACGTCGACGCCGCCGTACCGTACTGGTGA
- the LOC129194402 gene encoding protein phosphatase 1 regulatory subunit 3C-B-like isoform X2, which produces MPGPVMPIDVAMRFYISHSPPPLRGFLSAYEAPLHRAKNRAKRDQAALRPCLSSQQRPTHDDGWNGKGVKKKVVFADTKGMSLTAIHVFKNEDEHGAGSMEELQFDMSDLESAAMELKISSVRSLALDFKQPSADYLDFRSRLIRNSVCLENCSLQERSLTGTVKVRNVGFEKSVQVRATFDSWASFSDVDCTFMNNVYGGHDTDTFAFVLDLPAQIPPQKQVEFCICFKVRDQTFWDNNDGKNYVVKHVGWTGGSSSYSAEHKKPAESRSGGVKVLEMDLDQFGSPRMCSGFFPGWQSWGHVDAAVPYW; this is translated from the coding sequence ATGCCAGGCCCGGTCATGCCCATAGACGTGGCCATGAGGTTCTACATTAGtcattctcctcctcctctcagaGGCTTCCTGAGCGCCTACGAGGCGCCTCTACATCGGGCCAAGAACCGGGCCAAGCGGGACCAGGCGGCTCTGCGGCCCTGCCTGAGCAGCCAGCAGAGGCCGACCCACGATGACGGCTGGAATGGCAAAGGCGTGAAGAAGAAGGTGGTGTTTGCTGACACCAAGGGCATGTCGCTCACCGCCATCCACGTCTTCAAGAACGAGGACGAGCACGGCGCAGGCAGCATGGAGGAGTTGCAGTTTGACATGAGTGACCTGGAGAGCGCCGCCATGGAGCTGAAGATCAGCTCGGTGCGCAGCCTGGCCCTGGACTTCAAGCAGCCCTCAGCAGACTACCTGGATTTTCGGAGCCGCCTGATCCGGAACTCGGTCTGCCTGGAGAACTGCTCGCTGCAGGAGCGCTCACTGACCGGCACCGTCAAGGTTCGTAATGTGGGCTTTGAGAAGTCTGTGCAGGTGCGAGCTACCTTCGACTCGTGGGCCAGCTTCAGTGACGTGGACTGCACCTTCATGAACAACGTGTATGGCGGTCATGACACCGACACCTTTGCTTTTGTGCTGGACCTGCCCGCCCAAATCCCCCCACAGAAGCAGGTAGAGTTCTGCATCTGTTTCAAGGTTCGGGACCAGACCTTTTGGGACAATAACGACGGCAAGAACTACGTGGTCAAGCACGTGGGCTGGACCGGCGGGTCCTCTTCGTATTCTGCTGAACACAAGAAACCGGCAGAGTCCAGAAGTGGGGGAGTGAAGGTTCTGGAGATGGACTTGGACCAGTTTGGCAGCCCTCGCATGTGCAGCGGCTTCTTCCCAGGCTGGCAAAGCTGGGGCCACGTCGACGCCGCCGTACCGTACTGGTGA
- the LOC129193883 gene encoding cytochrome P450 26C1: protein MFRLLQFGLLSALTSALTSVLCALLLLALTRVLWSFRWRLTRDPSSSLPLPEGSMGWPLVGETLHWLVQGSNFHISRRRRHGNVFKTHLLGKPVIRVTGAENIRKILLGEHSLVCTQWPQSTRIILGPNTLVNSIGDAHKRKRKVLAKVFSRGALESYLPRLQDVVCCEVAKWCSRPDAMDVYAAAKSLTFRVAVRVLLGLQLEEARVVYLGRIFEQLMDNLFSLPVDAPLSGLRKGIKAREILHANMEKIIEEKMERQQVHDDHLDAFDYMLSSAKEHGQDLSIQELKETAVELIFAAHSTTASASTSLLLQLLRHPAVVRRLKAELDSEGLAGAGCSPAAADPDDGPPRAHLSLDKLSQLRYLDCVIKEVLRFLPPVSGGYRTALQTFELDGYQVPKGWSVMYSIRDTHETAAVFHSPQLFDPDRFGPDREENRLSRFSYVPFGGGVRSCVGKELAQLVLKTLAVELVGTCKWTLATEDFPRMQTVPIVHPVNGLHVRFAHSDPL from the exons ATGTTCCGTCTGCTGCAGTTCGGGCTGCTGTCTGCCCTGACCAGCGCGCTCACGTCGGTGCTGTGCGCGCTCCTCCTGCTCGCCCTAACGCGCGTCCTGTGGAGCTTCCGCTGGAGGCTGACGAGGGACCCCAGCAGCAGCCTCCCCCTGCCGGAGGGCTCCATGGGGTGGCCGCTGGTCGGAGAGACCCTCCACTGGCTCGTCCAG GGCTCCAACTTCCACATCTCTCGCAGGCGGCGCCATGGCAACGTGTTTAAGACCCACCTCCTGGGCAAGCCCGTCATCCGGGTGACGGGCGCCGAGAACATCCGCAAGATCCTGCTGGGGGAGCACAGCCTGGTGTGCACGCAGTGGCCGCAAAGCACGCGCATCATCCTGGGCCCCAACACGCTGGTCAACTCCATCGGCGACGCCCataagaggaagaggaag GTCCTGGCCAAGGTGTTCAGTCGGGGGGCTCTGGAGTCCTACCTGCCCCGTCTGCAGGACGTGGTGTGCTGCGAAGTGGCCAAGTGGTGCTCGCGGCCCGACGCCATGGATGTTTACGCCGCCGCCAAGTCGCTGACGTTCCGCGTGGCCGTGCGCGTGCTGCTAGGTCTGCAGCTGGAGGAGGCGCGTGTTGTCTACCTGGGCCGCATCTTTGAGCAGCTGATGGACAACCTCTTCTCACTTCCCGTAGACGCTCCACTCAGCGGCCTCCGCAAG GGGATCAAAGCCAGAGAGATCCTACACGCCAACATGGAGAAGATTATTGAGGAGAAGATGGAACGTCAGCAGGTGCATGATGACCATCTGGACGCCTTCGACTACATGCTTTCCAGCGCCAAGGAGCACGGCCAGGACCTCAGCATCCAGGAGCTCAAG GAAACGGCAGTGGAGTTGATCTTCGCCGCTCACTCCACGACCGCCAGCGCCTCCACCTCTCTGCTCCTGCAGCTCCTTCGCCACCCGGCCGTAGTGCGGCGGCTCAAAGCTGAGCTGGACTCTGAGGGCCTCGCGGGTGCTGGCTGTTCCCCCGCCGCCGCAGACCCCGATGACGGTCCACCTCGGGCGCACCTGAGCCTGGACAAGCTGAGCCAGCTCCGCTACCTGGACTGTGTGATCAAAGAGGTCCTGCGCTTCCTGCCGCCAGTTTCTGGAGGATACCGGACCGCCCTACAGACATTTGAGTTGGAC GGCTACCAGGTCCCCAAAGGCTGGAGTGTCATGTACAGCATCAGGGACACGCACGAGACCGCCGCCGTCTTCCACAGTCCCCAACTCTTTGATCCTGACCGTTTTGGCCCGGACCGCGAGGAAAACCGCTTGTCTCGCTTCAGCTATGTGCCGTTTGGCGGCGGCGTGCGGAGCTGCGTGGGCAAAGAACTGGCCCAACTGGTCCTAAAGACTCTTGCCGTGGAGCTGGTGGGCACGTGCAAATGGACCCTGGCCACCGAGGACTTCCCCAGGATGCAGACGGTGCCCATCGTGCACCCTGTCAACGGACTGCACGTGCGCTTCGCTCACAGCGACCCGCTTTAA